In Ignavibacteriales bacterium, the following proteins share a genomic window:
- a CDS encoding M20/M25/M40 family metallo-hydrolase has product MVKTINLFLFAFLISINLFPQQKNYLISVELSDKNGLNKLEKFQLPVYHIFNNVLITEVSEVILNSFSLEHIQYNIVDDNPLENKYYITSPHLNELNPVFNPTNVIYNDGKNFVLKNPDINSEELISNYNSLIAMKRKPFYFENNKIDEGQTISVKNDSLINKIVEQVNPDTVRFFIKSLQDFKTRFLFAQTKDSVSLWIKSQFQKMGYTDVKIDSFNYQGTWQKNVVATLHSLSTSNEEIVVGGHHDSYSSGNPILIAPGADDNASGTTAVLEIARVLSRMGYKPETTIKFVTFAAEEYGLFGGFDYAQKAYSAGKKIKLMINHDMISNFSGSLQSGNININYYTGAEDYREIAKQSTQKFSVLNAKTGSLNSSGSDSYAFWSYGFPAVYFEEYSFSPYYHSPRDIIDNCNISYCAEVIKGSCATLLNTDIMLSKVKNFSVVDLGTGNSLKLSWQPSAETDLAGYNIYIGKSSGVYDAVLSTTNTTMVLDNLTKGVKYYIGISAVDNDGNSSMIVEKSLIPQLVPVLPTGLVDVPQMHSIEIRWKPNIENDLLGYNIYRSSNESGNYIKLNSSIVQDTLFLDSTPQNGIYYYYSIKAIDSTLNESSSAIIKSRSVSLDQGILVVDKTADGNGTIGKPSDAEVDDFYNSLLTNFNKKDFDIAKEGLPKLADLGAYSTIFVHGDESYSTFSGTGSTLYDLVRYLQFGGRLIISGFLPSKTFEKNIVYPREFFAGDFFYDFLKIKRVNKVFSTRFSGAISADDDYISIFTDSSKLNSATSFQLKDIESIEPNDNGNVIYKFDSRFDSTTVAGSMKGLPVGVEYLGTDYKVITLSFPLYYMKQEQAKEFVQNILLNKFNEATPVEKNEVKGIPDQFELMQNYPNPFNPTTKIQFSIPAQSFVTLKVFNILGRELTTLVNEEKNTGSYEVEFDGSKLTSGVYFYQIKAGNYSRMKKMILMK; this is encoded by the coding sequence ATGGTAAAAACAATCAATTTATTTCTCTTCGCATTTCTTATTTCTATCAATCTCTTTCCACAACAAAAAAATTATCTCATATCAGTTGAACTGAGCGACAAGAACGGACTTAATAAATTGGAAAAATTTCAGCTTCCTGTTTATCATATTTTTAATAATGTTTTAATTACAGAAGTGTCGGAAGTAATTCTTAATAGCTTTAGTTTGGAGCATATTCAGTATAACATCGTTGATGATAATCCACTTGAGAATAAATATTATATCACCAGTCCTCATTTAAATGAATTGAACCCCGTTTTCAATCCAACGAATGTAATTTATAATGACGGGAAAAACTTTGTGCTTAAAAATCCAGACATAAATTCAGAAGAATTAATTTCTAATTATAATTCACTTATTGCGATGAAAAGAAAACCATTCTATTTTGAGAACAATAAAATCGATGAGGGTCAAACCATATCCGTAAAAAATGATTCTTTGATTAATAAAATTGTAGAACAGGTAAATCCAGATACGGTTCGTTTTTTTATTAAAAGCTTGCAGGATTTTAAAACCCGTTTTCTGTTTGCACAAACGAAAGATTCGGTTTCCCTGTGGATCAAATCGCAGTTCCAAAAAATGGGTTATACCGATGTTAAAATAGATTCTTTTAATTACCAGGGTACGTGGCAAAAAAACGTTGTTGCAACTCTCCACAGCTTAAGTACCTCTAATGAAGAAATTGTTGTTGGGGGACATCATGATTCCTATTCTTCAGGCAATCCTATCCTTATTGCACCGGGCGCGGATGATAACGCAAGCGGTACAACCGCAGTTTTAGAAATAGCCAGGGTGCTAAGTAGGATGGGATATAAACCTGAAACAACAATTAAGTTTGTTACATTCGCGGCTGAAGAATATGGTTTATTTGGTGGCTTTGATTACGCACAAAAAGCTTATTCTGCCGGCAAAAAAATTAAACTGATGATCAATCACGATATGATTAGTAATTTTTCGGGTTCACTACAATCAGGTAACATAAATATTAATTATTATACCGGGGCAGAAGATTATAGAGAAATTGCAAAACAAAGTACGCAGAAGTTTTCTGTTTTAAATGCCAAAACTGGGTCACTGAATAGCAGCGGTTCGGATAGTTATGCTTTCTGGTCGTATGGGTTTCCTGCCGTATATTTTGAGGAATATTCTTTCAGTCCTTATTATCATTCCCCAAGAGACATAATTGACAATTGCAACATTAGTTATTGCGCAGAGGTAATTAAAGGTTCTTGTGCTACACTTTTGAATACAGATATAATGTTATCAAAAGTTAAAAACTTTTCTGTTGTTGATCTTGGAACCGGAAACTCTTTAAAACTCTCCTGGCAGCCAAGCGCAGAAACGGATCTGGCTGGATATAATATTTATATCGGAAAATCGTCCGGGGTTTATGATGCTGTACTTTCAACAACAAACACTACAATGGTGTTAGATAATCTTACCAAAGGAGTAAAATATTATATCGGCATCTCTGCTGTTGATAATGATGGAAACAGCAGTATGATTGTGGAGAAATCTTTAATACCTCAATTAGTTCCCGTTTTGCCAACTGGGTTGGTAGATGTGCCACAAATGCATTCCATCGAAATCAGATGGAAGCCAAACATAGAAAACGATTTACTCGGGTATAACATTTATCGTTCTTCAAATGAAAGTGGAAATTATATAAAGCTAAACTCATCAATTGTTCAAGACACTTTGTTTTTAGACTCAACACCACAAAACGGGATTTATTATTATTACAGCATTAAAGCTATCGACAGCACTTTAAATGAAAGTAGTTCTGCAATAATAAAATCGCGTTCGGTTTCATTGGATCAGGGAATATTGGTTGTTGATAAAACTGCTGATGGAAACGGAACAATCGGAAAACCTAGTGACGCAGAAGTGGACGATTTTTATAATTCACTGCTGACTAACTTTAACAAAAAAGATTTTGATATTGCCAAAGAGGGTTTGCCTAAGTTGGCTGATCTGGGTGCTTATTCTACAATCTTTGTCCACGGTGACGAAAGTTATTCGACTTTTTCTGGTACGGGTAGTACACTGTATGACCTTGTTAGATATTTGCAGTTCGGTGGAAGATTAATAATTTCAGGATTTTTACCATCCAAAACTTTTGAAAAAAATATTGTATATCCCAGGGAGTTTTTTGCTGGTGACTTTTTCTATGACTTTCTTAAGATCAAACGGGTTAATAAAGTATTTAGCACGCGATTTAGCGGAGCGATATCTGCCGATGACGATTATATTTCTATCTTTACTGATTCTTCAAAATTGAATTCTGCAACCAGCTTTCAACTAAAGGACATTGAAAGTATTGAACCGAATGATAATGGTAATGTAATTTATAAATTTGATTCCAGGTTCGACTCGACAACCGTTGCTGGAAGCATGAAAGGCTTGCCGGTAGGTGTAGAATATCTTGGCACTGATTATAAAGTTATTACGCTCAGCTTTCCACTTTATTATATGAAGCAGGAACAAGCGAAGGAATTTGTTCAAAATATTTTGCTTAATAAGTTTAATGAAGCAACGCCTGTTGAAAAAAATGAAGTGAAAGGAATACCTGATCAATTTGAATTAATGCAGAACTATCCGAATCCATTTAATCCAACAACAAAAATTCAATTTTCAATTCCAGCACAATCATTTGTAACACTAAAGGTTTTTAATATTCTGGGGAGAGAATTAACAACATTAGTAAACGAAGAAAAGAATACTGGAAGTTATGAAGTTGAATTTGATGGAAGCAAACTAACAAGCGGAGTTTATTTCTATCAGATAAAAGCTGGAAATTACTCACGGATGAAGAAGATGATTTTGATGAAGTAA
- a CDS encoding DNA-3-methyladenine glycosylase I, producing MITRCGWSTSDQLYIDYHDKEWGVPVHNDGLLFEFLILEEAQAGLSWSTILKKRDNYRKAFDNFNAKKIAVYNQNKIDELLQNAGIVRNRLKIGAAIQNAKAFLNIKDEFGSFDKYIWQFVGEQPILNSWKSLKEIPAKTLESDAMSKDLIKRGFKFVGSTICYAYMQAVGMVNDHTTDCFRYKEIQVK from the coding sequence ATGATTACCCGCTGCGGATGGTCAACATCAGATCAACTTTATATAGATTACCACGATAAGGAATGGGGCGTTCCGGTTCACAATGACGGGCTTCTTTTTGAATTCCTTATTCTTGAAGAAGCGCAAGCCGGTTTAAGTTGGAGTACTATTCTTAAAAAGAGAGATAATTACCGGAAAGCCTTTGATAATTTTAATGCAAAGAAAATTGCAGTTTACAATCAAAATAAAATTGATGAACTTTTACAAAACGCTGGTATTGTTCGCAACCGGCTGAAAATTGGTGCAGCTATTCAAAACGCTAAAGCTTTTCTAAATATAAAAGACGAATTTGGCAGCTTTGATAAATATATCTGGCAGTTTGTTGGCGAACAGCCAATTTTAAATTCATGGAAATCACTAAAGGAAATACCGGCAAAAACTTTGGAAAGTGATGCAATGAGCAAGGATCTGATTAAGCGGGGATTCAAGTTTGTTGGTTCTACAATCTGTTATGCTTATATGCAGGCGGTCGGGATGGTGAATGATCATACTACCGACTGCTTCCGGTATAAAGAAATCCAGGTTAAATAA
- a CDS encoding lysophospholipase: MENVQFGWKTEDGLNIFAQIWIPDVEVKAVVCLVHGLGEHSSRYKELPIALTSAGYALISYDQRGHGKSEGKRGHTPSYEASLSDVSKLLNEAAKRFPDKKLFLYGHSMGGNLVINYVLRNISTDLAGVIVTGPWLKLCHPPNSIMNNVASFLNNYWPSFISFNGLKSSDLSKEKIKLEVPEKDKYIHPWISARTFVSVRDAGEWALSHAEDFNLPLLILHGGSDRVTSPEASRRFAAKVKTDCTLIVFDELYHEIHNEARRDEIFIAIVSWLNNHTK, encoded by the coding sequence ATGGAAAATGTTCAGTTCGGTTGGAAAACGGAAGATGGATTAAACATCTTTGCTCAAATCTGGATTCCAGATGTTGAGGTAAAAGCAGTTGTCTGTCTGGTTCACGGACTTGGAGAACACTCAAGCAGGTACAAAGAATTGCCAATTGCTTTAACAAGCGCCGGCTACGCTTTGATAAGTTATGACCAGCGTGGGCATGGAAAATCGGAGGGGAAGAGAGGACACACACCATCTTACGAAGCATCTCTTTCAGATGTTTCAAAACTGCTTAATGAAGCCGCTAAAAGATTTCCGGATAAAAAGCTTTTTTTATATGGGCACAGTATGGGTGGTAATCTTGTCATCAATTATGTACTAAGGAATATTTCAACCGATTTAGCTGGCGTAATTGTAACTGGTCCCTGGTTAAAACTTTGTCACCCACCCAATTCAATAATGAATAATGTTGCCAGCTTTCTAAATAATTATTGGCCATCTTTTATTTCATTTAATGGATTGAAGTCCTCAGACCTTTCAAAAGAAAAAATAAAATTGGAAGTGCCGGAAAAGGACAAGTACATTCATCCCTGGATTTCTGCAAGAACATTTGTTAGTGTTAGAGATGCCGGTGAATGGGCTTTATCCCATGCGGAGGATTTTAATTTGCCGCTTCTAATTCTTCACGGTGGTTCAGACAGAGTAACATCACCAGAAGCAAGCAGACGCTTTGCAGCAAAAGTTAAAACAGATTGCACTCTAATTGTGTTTGATGAACTTTATCATGAAATTCATAATGAAGCTCGAAGAGATGAAATCTTTATTGCAATTGTTAGCTGGCTAAATAATCACACAAAATGA
- a CDS encoding response regulator, whose protein sequence is MKKVLIIDDNKNQQYLLSHFLTKYFECEILTADNGEEGLESIQKENPDLVILDIAMPKMDGVQCLQRIRLNNMNSTTPVIISTGMDEKSLIFKLLALGISDYLMKPFNLFSLYEKVKKHVPANSFLTS, encoded by the coding sequence ATGAAAAAGGTACTGATCATAGATGATAACAAAAACCAGCAATACTTACTTTCCCATTTTCTCACGAAATATTTTGAATGCGAAATTCTGACGGCAGATAATGGAGAGGAGGGTCTGGAATCTATTCAAAAAGAAAATCCTGATTTAGTTATTCTTGATATTGCAATGCCCAAAATGGATGGCGTACAATGTCTTCAAAGAATAAGATTGAACAACATGAACAGCACTACTCCGGTGATTATTTCAACAGGGATGGATGAAAAATCCTTGATTTTCAAACTACTAGCTCTTGGTATATCTGATTATTTGATGAAGCCCTTCAATCTTTTTAGCCTTTATGAAAAAGTAAAAAAACATGTACCGGCTAATAGTTTTTTAACAAGTTGA